In the Thermodesulfobacteriota bacterium genome, ATCGAGCGCTGGAATTCGATGTCCGCGGAAGAGCGGGAGCGGATCCGGGAGCGGTACCGACTCTGGAAGGAGATGCCCGAAGAGAGGCGGGAGCGGATCCTCGAACGGGATCGCCTCTGGCGCAGCCTGCCCCGGGAGCGGCGGGCATACCTGCGGGAACGACGGGAACTGCTGCGGGAAGCGGGCCCCGGGGATCGGGAGACGATCCGGAAATTCTTCGTCCGGATGCGCACTCTCCCCCCCGGTCCGCGGCGGCTTCTCCGTTGGAAGATCTGGGAATGGCGCGCGCTCCTTCCGGCCGAGCGGGAGGTCCGGATGCAGGAATGGCCTTTCTACCGCCGCCTCTCCACGCAGGAGCGGGAATCGCTGCGGTGGTTCCTTTTCGCCTCTCCCGGCGAGCGCCCCGCCCGCTGACCCTTCCGCTACCGCCAGCGGATGGCGGCCCAGGCGATCGCGTAGAAAACGGCCACGGAGAGAAGGTTCCAGTGCCCGTGGTTGCGCAGGAACAGATCGCTCCGGAAGGTCAGCACCGGGTTCCCCCGGAACGGCCTGACCGTCGGTAGGAAGCGGGGCACCTCCGCGCAATACGCTTCATACTCCTTTCCGAAGACCTCCCGCAGGGTGGCCTCCTCCCGCCGCACGCGGTTGGCCATGTAGAAATAGTAGATGACGGTGAAGACGGGCAGGATCCACGGCGCGCCGAGGAGCATCAGGACGCCGAGGATCAGGAAGAACCGGCCGAGGTACATGGGATTCCTGACCACGGCGTACGGCCCGTCCGCGGCGAGCTCCGCCTTCTTGTGGAGCGTCCCGAAACACCATAGCTGCACGAGCTCCCCCGCCAGCGACACGCAAAGCGCGGGGACGAACCAGGCCGGGTCCGCTTTGTAAAGCAGCAGGACGGCCGCGGCGACCGCGAGCGGAACCCGGATCTTCCGGAGGAATCCCCGGACTCCCGGGTGGTTGAACAGCCGGTGGATCCCCCCGGCGGGCTCCCCGCTCATGCCCCCTCCCTCCCCTTTCCGGCCTTGACCCCGAGGTACCCCTTCAGGATCCAGAACTTCCGCAGCCCGTTGAACCGCTCGAGGAACTCGGCGCGCTCCTTCCCGAGGCTCTCCGGAGACCTGCGCGCCCAGTGCTTGTAGACGCCGGACCGGTCCACGGCGACGAGGAAACGGCGGAGAAACGCCGGCAGCCCCTCCAGGCCGAGGTGGGACTGGAAATCGAGGATGAGCGGATTCCCGCGCTCCGTCACCAGGACGTTGGATCCGGTCCGGATGTCTAGGTGGGCGACGCCGCACGCGTGCATCTTCGAGACGAGCGAATCGAGCGCTTCGAAGAATACCGGGGTCAGCAGCGCCTGGTCCGCCTCCCCGATGTCGGTGCCGGCGATGTAACGGTACGCGATGGCGAAGCGGTCCAGGCGGAAGGCGTCCTGCGGAAAGCCCGGGATCCCGTCCAGCTTCCGGAGGGCGGACAGCTCCCTGCCGGCCATGTACGCCCCCCAGGTCTGCCGCACGATCCCGGGACAGGGGCGGAAGTCCTTCACAACCCAGGCTTCCTCTCCCCTCCGGAACAGGTAGAGGACGGCGTTCCCCCAGCGCCCCTCCTGGAGGAGTTCGGGGTCCGAACGATCGAACTCCTCGCGGTCGAACGGCATGCCAAGGGATTCCATTGAGCCATATTACGCACGGGGATCGATCTTATCAACTCCGCGCTGCCGGCGCTCCGCGCTACCTGCTCTCGCAGGGCACTCCCGCGGCGCGGACCTGCGGCGTTACGTGGGCGGCGTACTGCTCGAAGTTATCGGCGAACATCCCGGCGAGCTTCCGCGCGGCCGCGTCGTAGGCGGCGCCGTTCTCCCAGGCCGACCTCGGGTCCAGGACTCCGGCGGGCACCTCCGGGCAGCGCGCCGGAACCATCAGGCCGAAGAACGGGTCCCTGCGCATCTCCACGCCTTCCAGCTTCCCCGAGAGCGCGGCCCGCAGCATGGCCCGGGTGTGGTCGATGCTCACCCTGCGGCCGATACCGTAAGGGCCGCCGGTCCATCCCGTGTTCACCAGCCACACGTTCACCCGGTGCGCCGCGATCTTCTCGCCCAGGAGCCGCGCGTACACGGACGGGTGGAGCGACATGAAAGGGGCGCCGAAGCAGGCGCTGAAAGTGGCCTGGGGGCTTCGGAGCCCCCGCTCGGTCCCCGCGACCTTCGCGGTGTATCCCGAAAGGAAGTGGTACATCGCCTGGTCCGTCGACATCGACGCGATCGGCGGCAGGACGCCGAACGCGTCCGCGGCCAGCATCACGATGTGCTTCGGATGCCCCACCGAGCCGTGGACGGCGGCCCTCGGGATGTAGGAGAGCGGGTAGGAGGCGCGGGTGTTCTCCGTGAGATGGTCGTCGTTGAGGTCGATCCGGCGCGACTCGGTGTCCATCCGCACGTTCTCGAGGATCGTGCCGAACGTCTGGGTCGTCCGGTAGATTTCCGGCTCCATTTCCGCCGAAAGGCGGATCACCTTCGCGTAGCAGCCGCCCTCGAAGTTGAACACCCCGTGGTCGCTCCAGCCATGCTCGTCGTCCCCCACCAGCGTGCGGGAAGGGTCGGCGGAGAGCGTCGTCTTCCCCGTCCCCGAGAGGCCGAAGAGGACCGCCACGTCCTTCTCGTCGGCGCCGAAGTTCGCGGAGCAGTGCATCGGCAGGACGCCGCGGGCGGGAAGGAGGAAGTTCATCACGGTGAAGATCGACTTCTTGATCTCCCCGGCGTACAGGGAGCCGCCGATCAGCACTTCCTTCCGGCCGAAGTGGATCAGGATGAACACCTCGCTGCGGGTGCCGTCCATCTCGGGGCGGGAGTGGAATCCCGGCGCGCAGATCACCGTGAAGCCGGGGACGTGGCCCATGAGCTCCTGCGGGTCCGCGATGGGGCGGAACATGTACCGGGAGAACAGGCTCTGCCACGCGTACTCGCTGACGATCCGGATCGGCAGCCGATGCTCCGGATCGGCCCCGACGTTGCAGTCCAGGACGAAGATGTCGCGCCCCTCGAAATAGGCGAGCATCCTGGCCCGGATCGCCTCGTACTTCTCCTCCCCGAAGGCCACGTTGATCTTTCCCCAGTCGATCGCGCCCTCGCTGCCGGACTCCCGGACGAAGAAGCGGTCGTTCGGAGACCGGCCGGTGTATTCGCCGGTCCGGACGACCAGCGCCCCGGAGGCCGTCATATGCCCCTCGCGGCGCCGCAGCGCCTGCTCGATCAGGGCGGAAGCGGAAAGGTTCCACCACACCGCCTCCGCCTTTTCGATGCCCACTCCGGAAAGATCGTCCGCCCGGTTCCCGCTCGTTCTGCGCAGCACCGCCTCCTCCTCTCCGGCCGTCCCGGATCAAATGGCGTTTTAACGATACATAAGCGCGTAACTTACCACATGGGGCGGCCGGACATCCACTGTCAAGGCTGGAGCGTCAAGAGTTCTTCGCCCGTCGTATCGCTCCGGGGGAAATCTCCGCAAGGGTGGCGCAGCCGGCGTACATCATCGCCGTGCGAAGCTGCTCCGCGTACCGGTTCAGCAGGAACGCCACCCCCTCCCGCCCGCCGCCGACCGCCGCCGTCGCCACGGGGCGCCCGACCAGGACGGCCTCCGCCCCCAGCGCCAGCATCTTGAGGACGTCCTCCCCGCTGCGGACGCCGCCGTCCGCGAAGACCCGGATCCTCCCCTTCACGGCCGCGGCGATCTCCGGCAGCACCTCCGCCGTCCCCGGCGTGTGGTCCAGCACCCGTCCGCCGTGGTTGGACACGACGATCCCCGCGGCGCCCGCCCGGACCGCCGCTTCCGCGTCCCGGACGGTCATGACGCCCTTGAGGATCACGGGCACGCCGGCCCGGGAGATCGTCTGCCTCCACGCCGCTTCCGGCCAGGGGCCCGCCGGCTGGCCGGCCCGCCTCATGTGGACGATCCCGGCGGCGTCGATGTCCGTGGCGACGACGGCGGCTCCGCGGTCCTTCGCCTTCCCGACCATCTCGAGGAAGATCTCCTCCCGGCGCGGCTTGATGGCCGGGACGCAACGTCCCCCGAACTCGCCGAGGAGCTCGAGCCCCAGCCCGAAGAACAGGGGCGCCGGGCCGTCGGCGGTGAAGGAGATCGAGCCTGCGTCCGCCGCGCCGCCGACCATGGCGGCCACGAAATCCCGCTCCTCCATCGCGTCGCCCATGTTCATCTTCATCCCGGCCAGCGGCGCCGGCAGGATCGGCATCTTGAGAGCCGTGCCGAAGAAGTCGTACCCGGTATCGGGGGAGGAGGCCCCGTGGATCGACGTCATGTTCAGCTTCACCGAAGCCAGGGCGTCGAAGTTGGCGATGAAGGACGATCCCGTTCCCGCGCCGCCGATCCCCGGCATCTCCCCCGCGCAGGCCCTGCCGTTGCATCGGGGGCAGACCCGGCAGACCCCGTGGAACTTTTCCCGTGCGATCCCGCGGATCCCGTCCCAGTCCATGTCTGCCCTCCCGCAATGTTTTATGGAAAAAGTCTACCCGGTCGCGGCGATCTTTCCTATGATGGACAAAAGAACGGCGTCTCCCGGCGGTCAACTCCCGAACCGAAAGGAGGCCGTCATGTCCGTAGCGAAGGTGATCGAGATCACGGCAACCTCCCCGAAAACCTTCCAGGATGCGATCGAGGCGGGAATCGCCCGCGCCACCTCGACCGTCCAGGACATCCAGGGCGCGTGGATCCAGGACCAGGAGGTCGTCGTAAGCGGCGGGAAGATCGTGGAGTACCGGGTCCGGATGAAGGTGACGTTCCTCTTGAAGTAGCCGGAAAACGCGACGGGGAGGGTACTGCCATCCGGGGGCTGTCGGGCGGTGTGCTGATCATGTTTCTGCGGCGGCTTTGGCTCCCCGTCGCGAGCTTCGCCGCGTTCCTGCTGCTGTGCGTCCTCTCCTATTCGCGCCTGGAGCGGCTGGAGCCGCTGGACGCCCTCTTCTGGATCTTCCACCCCCACGCGATCCATTACGACAAGGTCCGGGACCCGACGAAGGTCCT is a window encoding:
- a CDS encoding DUF3106 domain-containing protein, whose protein sequence is MTRRTLRILPALGAILAALLLPAAEPARPAEGAGRTAGIAASAPRGAPTPEQIERWNSMSAEERERIRERYRLWKEMPEERRERILERDRLWRSLPRERRAYLRERRELLREAGPGDRETIRKFFVRMRTLPPGPRRLLRWKIWEWRALLPAEREVRMQEWPFYRRLSTQERESLRWFLFASPGERPAR
- a CDS encoding isoprenylcysteine carboxylmethyltransferase family protein — its product is MSGEPAGGIHRLFNHPGVRGFLRKIRVPLAVAAAVLLLYKADPAWFVPALCVSLAGELVQLWCFGTLHKKAELAADGPYAVVRNPMYLGRFFLILGVLMLLGAPWILPVFTVIYYFYMANRVRREEATLREVFGKEYEAYCAEVPRFLPTVRPFRGNPVLTFRSDLFLRNHGHWNLLSVAVFYAIAWAAIRWR
- the pckA gene encoding phosphoenolpyruvate carboxykinase (ATP); translation: MLRRTSGNRADDLSGVGIEKAEAVWWNLSASALIEQALRRREGHMTASGALVVRTGEYTGRSPNDRFFVRESGSEGAIDWGKINVAFGEEKYEAIRARMLAYFEGRDIFVLDCNVGADPEHRLPIRIVSEYAWQSLFSRYMFRPIADPQELMGHVPGFTVICAPGFHSRPEMDGTRSEVFILIHFGRKEVLIGGSLYAGEIKKSIFTVMNFLLPARGVLPMHCSANFGADEKDVAVLFGLSGTGKTTLSADPSRTLVGDDEHGWSDHGVFNFEGGCYAKVIRLSAEMEPEIYRTTQTFGTILENVRMDTESRRIDLNDDHLTENTRASYPLSYIPRAAVHGSVGHPKHIVMLAADAFGVLPPIASMSTDQAMYHFLSGYTAKVAGTERGLRSPQATFSACFGAPFMSLHPSVYARLLGEKIAAHRVNVWLVNTGWTGGPYGIGRRVSIDHTRAMLRAALSGKLEGVEMRRDPFFGLMVPARCPEVPAGVLDPRSAWENGAAYDAAARKLAGMFADNFEQYAAHVTPQVRAAGVPCESR
- a CDS encoding alpha-hydroxy-acid oxidizing protein, encoding MDWDGIRGIAREKFHGVCRVCPRCNGRACAGEMPGIGGAGTGSSFIANFDALASVKLNMTSIHGASSPDTGYDFFGTALKMPILPAPLAGMKMNMGDAMEERDFVAAMVGGAADAGSISFTADGPAPLFFGLGLELLGEFGGRCVPAIKPRREEIFLEMVGKAKDRGAAVVATDIDAAGIVHMRRAGQPAGPWPEAAWRQTISRAGVPVILKGVMTVRDAEAAVRAGAAGIVVSNHGGRVLDHTPGTAEVLPEIAAAVKGRIRVFADGGVRSGEDVLKMLALGAEAVLVGRPVATAAVGGGREGVAFLLNRYAEQLRTAMMYAGCATLAEISPGAIRRAKNS
- a CDS encoding dodecin family protein; this encodes MSVAKVIEITATSPKTFQDAIEAGIARATSTVQDIQGAWIQDQEVVVSGGKIVEYRVRMKVTFLLK